The following are encoded together in the Oceanobacillus zhaokaii genome:
- a CDS encoding nucleotidyltransferase domain-containing protein, protein MRDSIKRIAQRFIVSHFPESDIVLVGGSAVYGNLTTESDIDIIIIDETETPRLECFHFLGWKIEAFIYTALSLELEFQTARYKGMPTIIKMCAEGLLIEDKQGDGKEFQREAKILYEQGSQLWDEDQINAARYQITDFLSDFRSSEDFEENLFILNKLINTLTELILRADGNWVGEGKWLARNLKSYDKDMCDKLVKYTKTYMNTNDKTELISFIQSTLDNYGGELFVGYKEFFF, encoded by the coding sequence ATGAGAGACTCGATCAAGCGAATAGCTCAACGGTTTATCGTTTCACACTTTCCTGAGTCAGATATAGTCTTGGTAGGTGGAAGTGCTGTTTATGGAAATTTAACAACAGAATCTGATATTGACATAATTATAATTGATGAGACAGAAACGCCAAGACTTGAATGTTTTCACTTTCTTGGATGGAAAATAGAAGCATTTATTTATACGGCTTTATCTCTAGAGTTAGAATTTCAAACAGCTAGATATAAAGGGATGCCCACCATCATTAAAATGTGTGCCGAAGGTCTACTTATAGAAGATAAACAAGGAGATGGAAAGGAATTCCAAAGAGAGGCAAAAATTCTTTATGAACAGGGTTCACAACTTTGGGATGAGGACCAAATAAATGCAGCAAGGTATCAAATTACAGATTTTTTGTCAGACTTTAGAAGTTCAGAAGACTTTGAAGAAAATTTATTTATTTTAAACAAGTTAATAAATACGTTAACTGAACTGATTTTAAGGGCAGATGGCAATTGGGTTGGTGAAGGAAAGTGGCTTGCTAGGAACCTTAAATCATATGATAAAGATATGTGTGATAAACTAGTTAAATATACAAAAACATACATGAATACAAATGATAAAACTGAATTAATTTCATTCATTCAATCTACACTTGATAATTATGGTGGTGAATTGTTTGTTGGTTATAAAGAATTCTTTTTTTAG
- a CDS encoding prenyltransferase/squalene oxidase repeat-containing protein: MKSKVTNEINRIIEVLKNDQSSDGSWDYPFETGVSTDAYMIILLRTLEINDEKLIQALVERILSRQEKNGSWKLFYDEKNGDVTATVEAYYALLYSGYRDKGDKELVVARRRILEWGGIEKSHMLAKIMLALTGQYKWPTFFPIPVEFILLPVSFPINFFDFSVYGRANIAPMLILADQKFTIKTKRSPDLSNLFLSRGRAENDEFFLDRSREWRSFYSFIQQGIKNIIGLPEYIHTMAIQQTKKYIVDRIEPDGTFYNYFSSTFLMIFSLLALRFPKNDPIITKAVDGLKGMACQIDGHTHMQFTTVNVWNTSLINYALQRAGISWDDPMIQLANDYLLSRQHYRYGDWVIHNPTNLPGGWGFSDMNTMNPDIDDTTASLRSITHLVRNEAVYRQAWDRGINWIFSMQNHDGGWAAFEKNVDKEIVKLIPIEGAKYLLTDPSTADLTGRTLEFYGNFTNLIKKHNAIKNGVNWLKNNQEKNGSWYGRWGICYIYGTWAAITGMVSTGVDSEHSSVQKSLKWLRNIQNPDGGWGESCYSDINEIYTPLGVSTLTHTAWALDALIAASDKATPEIQAGVKFILDTSDKKDWTLSYPKGQAMAGGVYIHYHSYRYIFPLLALSHYRKKFLE, translated from the coding sequence GTGAAAAGCAAAGTAACGAATGAAATCAATCGAATCATCGAGGTATTAAAGAATGATCAATCCTCTGATGGATCCTGGGATTATCCTTTTGAAACAGGCGTCTCTACGGATGCCTATATGATTATTTTGCTGCGCACCTTAGAAATAAATGATGAAAAGCTCATTCAAGCTTTAGTCGAAAGAATACTTAGCAGGCAGGAGAAAAACGGGTCCTGGAAACTTTTTTATGATGAGAAAAATGGAGATGTAACTGCTACTGTTGAAGCTTATTATGCACTTTTGTATTCTGGTTACCGAGATAAGGGGGATAAAGAATTGGTAGTTGCAAGAAGGCGGATTTTGGAATGGGGCGGGATTGAAAAAAGTCATATGCTTGCCAAAATCATGCTCGCCTTAACCGGTCAATATAAATGGCCTACGTTTTTTCCAATTCCAGTCGAATTTATTCTTTTACCAGTATCATTCCCTATTAACTTTTTTGATTTTTCTGTTTATGGAAGGGCAAACATTGCTCCGATGTTAATCCTAGCTGATCAAAAATTCACGATAAAAACAAAAAGAAGCCCCGATCTTTCTAATTTGTTCCTTTCAAGGGGAAGGGCAGAAAACGACGAATTCTTCCTAGATCGTTCCAGGGAGTGGCGCTCCTTTTATTCCTTTATTCAACAAGGAATAAAAAATATCATTGGACTCCCCGAATACATTCATACTATGGCCATACAACAAACGAAAAAATATATCGTAGACCGAATCGAACCGGATGGGACCTTTTACAATTATTTTAGTTCTACCTTTCTGATGATCTTTTCGTTGTTAGCCCTTAGGTTTCCAAAAAATGATCCAATAATCACAAAAGCAGTAGACGGATTAAAAGGCATGGCCTGTCAAATTGACGGGCATACGCATATGCAATTCACAACGGTAAATGTCTGGAATACATCCTTAATCAATTATGCGTTGCAACGCGCTGGTATTTCATGGGACGATCCAATGATTCAACTAGCAAATGACTACTTACTTTCACGACAACATTACCGTTACGGTGACTGGGTGATTCATAATCCAACCAATTTACCAGGTGGATGGGGATTTTCTGATATGAACACCATGAACCCAGATATAGACGATACAACTGCTTCATTACGATCGATCACCCATTTGGTACGGAATGAGGCCGTTTACCGACAGGCTTGGGACAGAGGAATCAACTGGATTTTTTCCATGCAGAATCATGATGGCGGCTGGGCTGCTTTTGAAAAAAATGTAGATAAAGAGATTGTAAAGCTTATTCCAATTGAAGGGGCCAAATATTTATTAACGGATCCCTCTACCGCAGATTTAACAGGAAGGACCCTGGAGTTTTACGGAAACTTCACCAACTTGATTAAAAAACATAACGCAATAAAAAATGGAGTGAATTGGCTAAAGAACAATCAAGAAAAAAATGGTTCCTGGTATGGGAGATGGGGAATTTGTTATATTTACGGAACTTGGGCCGCTATAACCGGTATGGTTTCAACTGGTGTTGATAGCGAGCATTCTTCCGTTCAAAAATCGCTAAAATGGCTAAGAAACATTCAAAATCCAGATGGAGGATGGGGAGAATCTTGTTATAGTGATATTAATGAAATTTATACCCCACTTGGAGTCAGCACATTAACGCATACTGCCTGGGCATTGGATGCGCTCATTGCAGCATCCGACAAAGCAACACCCGAAATACAGGCTGGAGTAAAATTTATACTGGATACTTCTGATAAAAAGGACTGGACCCTATCCTATCCAAAAGGGCAAGCAATGGCAGGAGGAGTTTACATTCATTACCATAGTTACCGATATATTTTCCCTTTGTTAGCCTTGAGTCATTATAGGAAAAAATTTTTAGAATGA
- a CDS encoding DUF2515 family protein has translation MQCLKKKLTSQKITPELTAIKKELTKKSRPTIHENQLSDVELDLIEYINRETENRNLNNVTRTNAYLDFYNRFPEIHWAFLGHMVSRNGGWNMTDLKGSLLSRLLSTEEQKEFFTFLERGNWLIFQDIYPQLLLYEESVKRNTNLFYLLPLFHVSFFMIVIWNYFYRVKDRYLLTVALIVNEQSYLEQRVIQNHYYQSTVLETLEFKLQELLGLNQIIFPLFDGKMTKIIGQTIHQFSSLHDRILLGKGLYQLLFDKENYLSLYKWAIHHPHTGSRKDFWSHLFNDVDESVPWGSYQRRIKDCRIKQNAPKLYSPILKFAWNNMEQKEAEKGDWYSDWKVIHYLKKDMFKGNGAIYHEYCKTLERIELSILAKEAILPKKSKN, from the coding sequence ATTCAATGTTTAAAAAAGAAATTGACCAGCCAAAAAATTACTCCTGAACTAACAGCAATAAAAAAGGAATTAACGAAGAAGTCGAGACCCACGATTCATGAGAATCAATTAAGTGATGTGGAACTTGATTTAATCGAATACATTAATCGTGAAACGGAAAATAGAAATTTAAATAATGTGACAAGAACGAATGCTTACCTAGATTTTTATAATAGGTTCCCTGAAATCCATTGGGCTTTTCTAGGCCATATGGTTTCTCGAAACGGTGGATGGAACATGACCGATTTAAAAGGAAGTCTATTATCTAGGTTATTATCTACGGAGGAACAGAAGGAGTTTTTCACTTTTTTAGAGCGAGGCAATTGGTTAATCTTTCAGGATATTTATCCGCAATTACTGCTTTATGAAGAAAGCGTAAAAAGAAACACCAATCTTTTTTACCTTTTACCATTGTTTCATGTCTCCTTTTTTATGATAGTGATTTGGAATTACTTCTATCGAGTCAAAGATCGATACCTTTTGACCGTCGCACTTATTGTCAATGAACAAAGCTATTTGGAACAAAGAGTCATTCAGAATCATTATTATCAATCCACTGTACTGGAAACACTGGAATTTAAACTGCAGGAGTTATTGGGTTTAAATCAAATTATTTTTCCTTTGTTCGATGGAAAGATGACAAAAATTATTGGCCAAACGATTCACCAATTTTCCTCTTTACATGACCGGATTTTGTTGGGAAAAGGTTTGTATCAATTACTTTTTGATAAGGAGAACTACTTATCTCTTTATAAGTGGGCAATCCACCACCCCCACACAGGATCGAGAAAAGATTTTTGGTCTCATTTATTTAACGATGTTGATGAATCCGTACCTTGGGGTTCTTACCAGCGAAGAATAAAAGACTGCCGCATAAAGCAAAACGCCCCAAAATTATATAGTCCTATATTAAAATTTGCGTGGAATAATATGGAACAGAAAGAAGCGGAGAAGGGGGACTGGTATTCGGATTGGAAAGTTATTCATTATTTAAAAAAAGACATGTTTAAAGGAAATGGAGCTATTTATCATGAATATTGTAAAACACTTGAGAGAATCGAATTATCAATCCTCGCGAAAGAAGCAATATTACCGAAGAAATCAAAGAATTAA
- a CDS encoding CBO0543 family protein codes for MNIVKHLRESNYQSSRKKQYYRRNQRINAYLSTIIFAALIGTYLDLLLVGAGLYSFPKRPFSEVFTINILFTLCILPLLSLIIIFVLTRLHKLLRYLFLFICSLFVYIVEQTAEQYGLFIHSTYWKHEFSLFGYFLFLIFIWKFYSWLDN; via the coding sequence ATGAATATTGTAAAACACTTGAGAGAATCGAATTATCAATCCTCGCGAAAGAAGCAATATTACCGAAGAAATCAAAGAATTAATGCCTATTTATCTACCATTATTTTCGCCGCACTTATAGGAACGTATTTAGATCTTTTGCTGGTGGGGGCAGGTCTGTATTCCTTTCCAAAGCGTCCATTTTCAGAGGTATTTACAATTAATATTTTATTTACGCTTTGTATCCTGCCGTTATTATCTCTTATCATTATTTTTGTATTAACAAGGTTACATAAATTACTCAGGTACCTTTTCCTGTTCATTTGCAGTTTATTTGTATACATAGTAGAACAAACAGCAGAACAATATGGTTTATTTATTCATTCCACTTATTGGAAACATGAATTTTCCCTTTTTGGTTACTTTCTCTTCCTTATCTTTATTTGGAAGTTTTATAGCTGGCTTGACAATTGA
- a CDS encoding polysaccharide deacetylase family protein produces MKDRIFKWLLVSGFLLCFQITDVMNVYANEEPLVNVSRQWSKEDIRDDPEEDFPDLKLGSENPERERQQPVDLRILQQRYPDIFFLQGPTDQKRVALTFDDGPDPRFTNDVLDVLNQYKVPATFFMLGSRAAANPEIVKRIQNGEHVIGNHTYSHPNLVEESDLETLEREVTRTEDALNDIIGYRTKLFRPPFGFLYNELVEKLGEMNYYVIAWSVDSLDWQEDPPEVIASNVLDNIHPGAIILMHDGAESSGDRTNTIESLRQIIPALQEQGYEFVTVPELLNVPFKK; encoded by the coding sequence ATGAAAGATCGAATATTCAAGTGGTTGTTGGTTTCCGGGTTTTTACTTTGTTTTCAGATAACAGATGTCATGAATGTTTATGCGAATGAGGAACCCTTGGTAAATGTATCGCGGCAATGGTCGAAAGAGGACATACGGGATGATCCGGAAGAAGATTTTCCTGACCTTAAATTAGGATCTGAAAATCCCGAACGGGAACGTCAGCAGCCTGTTGACCTGAGAATTTTACAACAACGGTATCCAGATATATTTTTCTTACAAGGTCCTACTGATCAAAAACGAGTTGCTTTAACTTTTGATGATGGTCCTGACCCACGTTTTACAAATGATGTATTAGATGTATTAAACCAGTACAAAGTACCCGCAACATTCTTCATGTTAGGTTCAAGAGCCGCTGCTAATCCTGAAATTGTCAAGCGAATTCAAAACGGGGAGCATGTAATCGGAAACCATACGTACTCCCATCCTAACCTTGTCGAAGAATCCGACCTCGAAACGCTAGAGCGGGAAGTAACTAGAACGGAAGATGCCCTTAACGACATTATTGGTTACCGGACAAAATTATTTAGACCACCATTTGGCTTCTTATACAATGAATTAGTCGAAAAGCTTGGAGAAATGAACTATTACGTGATTGCCTGGTCGGTTGATTCGTTGGATTGGCAGGAAGACCCGCCGGAAGTTATTGCTTCCAATGTATTAGACAACATTCATCCAGGCGCGATTATTCTCATGCACGATGGGGCAGAATCGAGTGGAGATCGAACCAATACAATCGAATCGCTTCGCCAAATTATCCCGGCACTGCAAGAGCAAGGCTACGAGTTTGTCACAGTTCCAGAATTGTTGAATGTTCCATTTAAGAAATAG
- a CDS encoding SDR family NAD(P)-dependent oxidoreductase, protein MGKLDGKVAIITGAAQGMGAMHTRKFVEEGAKVAITDLNFEGAQKLADELGENAIALKLDVASEENWLEVVAKTEETFGPINVLVNNAGIGIFKTLEELTVKDFELTFRVDELGVFLGMQKVLPSMKKAGVGSIINISSVDGLVSAPTAIAYSASKHAVTGMTKGAATELGQYNIRVNSVHPGIIKTPMADQPDVEEYLKQLEQDIPLRRRAEVEEVSNLVVYLASDDSSYSTGAQFVVDGGMISDL, encoded by the coding sequence ATGGGTAAATTAGACGGTAAAGTAGCAATCATTACAGGGGCAGCACAAGGTATGGGTGCTATGCATACACGTAAATTCGTGGAAGAGGGCGCGAAAGTAGCGATTACTGACCTTAACTTTGAAGGAGCACAAAAACTAGCCGATGAATTAGGAGAAAATGCAATCGCTCTTAAATTAGATGTTGCTAGTGAAGAGAACTGGTTAGAAGTCGTAGCAAAAACAGAAGAAACATTTGGTCCTATCAACGTGTTAGTAAACAACGCAGGAATTGGTATCTTCAAAACATTAGAAGAGCTGACTGTAAAAGACTTCGAATTAACATTCAGAGTAGACGAGCTTGGCGTATTCTTAGGAATGCAAAAAGTACTTCCTTCTATGAAAAAAGCTGGCGTAGGTTCTATTATTAACATCTCGTCTGTAGATGGTTTGGTAAGTGCTCCAACGGCTATTGCGTATAGTGCTTCTAAACATGCTGTAACTGGTATGACTAAAGGTGCGGCTACTGAGCTTGGACAATATAACATCCGTGTTAATTCTGTACATCCAGGTATTATCAAAACACCTATGGCTGACCAACCAGATGTTGAAGAATATCTTAAGCAACTTGAACAAGATATTCCACTAAGAAGAAGAGCAGAAGTCGAAGAAGTATCTAATTTAGTAGTTTACCTTGCTTCTGATGATTCTAGCTATTCAACTGGAGCTCAATTTGTAGTAGATGGCGGAATGATTTCTGATCTATAA
- a CDS encoding cell wall-binding repeat-containing protein: MIGGELAVSKKVEALLPKAKRLSGHSRYETNVAINKHFGVESKHLYVATGQNYADALTGGVLAAKGDSAILLVHDEVPEVVSAYITEKKLQRLTIFGGDIAVSEDVVNDLQKLLP; the protein is encoded by the coding sequence GTGATTGGTGGAGAATTAGCTGTATCTAAGAAAGTAGAGGCCCTTCTGCCTAAAGCGAAGCGCCTAAGTGGCCATAGTCGATATGAAACAAATGTTGCGATAAATAAACATTTCGGAGTAGAAAGCAAGCATCTCTATGTAGCAACTGGACAGAATTATGCGGATGCCTTGACTGGTGGGGTACTTGCAGCTAAAGGTGACAGTGCTATCCTGCTAGTACATGATGAAGTACCGGAAGTTGTGTCTGCTTATATTACAGAAAAGAAATTGCAACGACTTACTATTTTTGGTGGTGATATTGCGGTAAGTGAAGATGTGGTAAATGATTTGCAAAAATTACTACCATAA
- a CDS encoding YusW family protein, which translates to MKQILFNSLSVFCIALLSACGGQTNETDNTDQKNVTLNDNGETTNTNNLNPLHNTHDQYKMKSQMEKLDFSEIDLEVTYEEQKEYEAEINYDNSGFIGGEVDDDINNEHLRGKAAFDSIYQKAKNLTISKDTNKRDVIDQVLKSFDLPADYIKFDLEIIFNDGTSLEYVD; encoded by the coding sequence ATGAAACAAATTTTGTTTAACTCCTTATCTGTATTTTGTATTGCATTATTATCCGCTTGTGGAGGGCAAACAAATGAAACAGATAATACAGATCAAAAGAATGTTACACTGAACGATAATGGTGAAACAACTAATACGAATAATCTCAATCCACTTCATAATACACATGATCAATATAAAATGAAGTCGCAAATGGAAAAATTGGATTTCAGTGAAATTGATTTAGAGGTAACTTATGAGGAGCAAAAAGAGTATGAAGCTGAGATCAATTACGATAACTCAGGTTTTATTGGAGGGGAAGTTGATGATGATATAAATAATGAACACCTAAGGGGGAAAGCTGCATTCGACAGTATTTATCAAAAGGCTAAAAACCTGACTATCTCAAAAGATACGAATAAAAGAGATGTTATCGATCAAGTTCTAAAGTCATTTGACCTCCCTGCAGACTATATTAAATTCGATTTGGAAATCATCTTCAATGATGGAACAAGTTTGGAATATGTGGATTAA
- a CDS encoding HAD family hydrolase — protein MERSIIENAELIIFDFDGTLYEDTDHFVYYSEQLKEQLPEDVQPLFTKEYEKIVSGERVVTIGRVYDAVQDYVLKLDPVQSTVTKAWTWDGKELEADLIQKLYPQPLNFDSDSIIAISDGWWIPNVCAKHFGIQDTQSAYVQTKNFMATDQFHLTKITGLRDALIHLKEKKNIVLMTNSQKENVHRILQNLDLQNIFEYIITEANKPLNTRKHFLDLLQKFNIRPEKGLSIGDNYINDIAPAINIGMETVYIDLYDSEYTEYNGRKVKSISELIIEMNSL, from the coding sequence ATGGAAAGAAGTATAATAGAAAACGCGGAATTAATCATTTTTGATTTTGATGGCACTTTATACGAGGATACAGATCATTTCGTTTATTATTCGGAACAATTAAAAGAACAGCTGCCAGAAGATGTACAGCCACTTTTTACAAAGGAATACGAAAAGATAGTATCGGGAGAGCGTGTTGTAACAATAGGAAGAGTATACGATGCTGTTCAAGATTATGTACTAAAATTAGATCCGGTTCAGTCAACGGTTACAAAGGCTTGGACTTGGGATGGAAAAGAATTGGAAGCCGATTTAATACAAAAGCTTTATCCGCAACCATTAAATTTTGATTCTGATTCGATAATCGCCATCAGTGACGGATGGTGGATCCCAAATGTTTGTGCAAAGCATTTTGGCATACAAGATACACAATCCGCCTATGTTCAAACGAAAAACTTTATGGCAACGGATCAGTTTCATTTAACCAAAATAACTGGTTTACGAGATGCACTTATACATCTTAAAGAAAAGAAAAATATAGTGCTAATGACGAACAGCCAGAAAGAAAATGTACATCGAATTCTTCAAAATTTAGATTTGCAGAACATATTTGAATATATCATCACTGAAGCAAATAAACCCCTAAATACAAGGAAACATTTTTTAGACCTCTTACAAAAGTTTAATATTCGGCCTGAAAAGGGATTATCTATTGGTGATAATTATATAAATGATATTGCTCCAGCCATTAACATTGGGATGGAAACGGTATATATTGATTTATATGACTCAGAATATACCGAATATAACGGAAGAAAAGTGAAAAGTATATCGGAATTGATTATAGAGATGAATTCACTATAA